A region of Vitis riparia cultivar Riparia Gloire de Montpellier isolate 1030 chromosome 1, EGFV_Vit.rip_1.0, whole genome shotgun sequence DNA encodes the following proteins:
- the LOC117915774 gene encoding probable LRR receptor-like serine/threonine-protein kinase At1g14390: protein MESFWVFFCFLFSVIIFPVSMGQLTPTEGRILLQVQQLLEYPEALQGWNNWTSFCYLPHSPSLKIVCTDNRVTELTIIGNKSSPSVSGDLKVSQQTLSEKFSIDAFFTVLTKLSHVKVLSLVSLGMWGHLPPKVNRFQALEVLNISSNFIYGELPRTISTFVSLRSIVLADNLLNGSVPDLRSLLLLEELNLGDNRFGPEFPSLGTSLVSVVLKNNSLRSVIPLGLMNFDRLQQFDISSNKFVGPIPSSIFYLPSIQYLNLAKNQFTGAFQTNISCSGNLRFVDISHNHLIGKLPSCVGSNSSNLTVISSWNCLSGGNLGYQLPNSACRKEALAVKPPTRNDAQKSSSKLGLILGVVAGIVGVLVVLGLLALAIFRKSRPNKSETDIFNQGSVAYKSPLHSSSKPISEARHVPTTMGFGTLGLPPYHVFTLEEMEDATNNFDPSNLIAEGSQGQSYKGWLRDGSEVLVKCLKLKHKHSPQSLPQQMEAVTKLRHQHLVSVLGHCIVTYQEHPNTASTVFIVVEHVANGSLRDHLTDRRRREILKWPQRLGISIGIARGIQFLHTGNAPGIFGNNLKIENVLLNEKLTTKISNYNIPLRFKVGSESPLNGPKFRSDLQGAQEAERDDIYQLGVILLEIITGKQVTSESELDELKLQLERGLTEAASKLRALTDPSIRGTFAYESLTNTVQITLNCLSKDSRKRPSIADVLWNLQYSIQVQEGWASSEGLSTQP, encoded by the exons ATGGAGAGCTTCTGGGTTTTCTTCTGTTTCTTGTTTTCTGTAATCATTTTCCCAGTTTCCATGGGGCAACTGACTCCGACAGAAGGTCGAATTCTTCTCCAAGTTCAGCAACTTCTCGAGTACCCAGAAGCTCTTCAAGGCTGGAACAACTGGACTAGCTTCTGCTATCTTCCTCACTCGCCCTCTCTCAAGATCGTCTGTACAGATAATCGAGTCACTGAATTAACTATCATCGGAAACAAAAGCTCGCCTTCTGTTTCCGGGGACTTGAAGGTATCTCAGCAGACACTGTCCGAGAAATTCTCCATTGATGCTTTCTTCACAGTTCTAACCAAGCTCTCACACGTCAAAGTGCTGTCACTAGTGTCCTTGGGAATGTGGGGTCACTTGCCACCAAAGGTCAATAGGTTCCAAGCACTGGAAGTGCTGAATATCAGTTCAAATTTCATCTATGGAGAGCTTCCCCGGACAATCTCAACTTTTGTAAGTCTTAGGAGTATTGTGCTGGCTGATAATTTGTTGAATGGGAGCGTTCCGGATCTTAGAAGCTTGCTTCTTCTTGAAGAACTCAACCTGGGTGACAATCGCTTTGGACCTGAATTTCCTTCTCTGGGAACCAGTTTGGTTAGTGTGGTACTGAAGAACAATTCTCTAAGATCTGTTATTCCTTTAGGACTCATGAATTTTGATAGGCTTCAGCAATTCGATATCTCTTCCAACAAATTTGTGGGACCGATCCCGTCTTCCATATTTTATCTGCCTTCAATTCAGTACCTCAATTTGGCCAAAAATCAATTCACGGGGGCCtttcaaacaaatatatccTGCAGTGGTAACCTCAGATTTGTGGATATTTCGCACAACCATTTGATAGGAAAGTTGCCCTCCTGCGTTGGATCAAATTCTTCGAATTTGACTGTTATCAGTTCTTGGAACTGTTTATCTGGTGGAAACTTGGGTTATCAGCTTCCCAATTCAGCCTGCCGAAAAGAAGCATTGGCTGTTAAGCCTCCAACAAGAAATGATGCGCAGAAGTCCAGCAGCAAACTAGGCCTGATACTTGGTGTGGTGGCAGGCATTGTGGGGGTTCTGGTGGTTCTGGGGCTGTTGGCTTTGGCCATTTTCAGAAAATCACGACCAAATAAATCTGAAACAGATATATTTAATCAAGGATCGGTTGCTTATAAGTCTCCTCTTCACAGCTCCTCCAAACCAATCAGCGAAGCAA GACATGTGCCCACCACAATGGGGTTCGGCACACTGGGGCTCCCACCGTATCATGTTTTCACTTTGGAAGAAATGGAAGACGCAACAAACAACTTCGATCCATCTAATTTGATAGCAGAGGGATCTCAAGGACAG TCCTACAAAGGGTGGCTCAGAGATGGCTCAGAAGTCCTTGTGAAATGTCTGAAATTGAAGCACAAGCATTCACCTCAAAGCTTGCCACAGCAAATGGAAGCAGTAACAAAACTGAGGCATCAACATTTGGTCAGCGTTCTTGGACACTGTATTGTCACATACCAGGAACATCCCAATACCGCTAGCACGGTCTTCATCGTCGTTGAACATGTTGCAAACGGGTCGCTCAGGGATCATCTTACTG ACCGGAGGAGAAGAGAGATACTGAAATGGCCGCAGAGATTGGGAATCTCCATTGGCATTGCAAGGGGAATCCAGTTCTTGCACACTGGAAATGCACCAGGCATTTTTGGGAACAATTTGAAGATTGAGAATGTGCTGTTGAATGAGAAGCTTACTACAAAGATTAGTAACTACAATATTCCCTTGCGATTTAAG GTGGGTTCAGAAAGCCCTCTCAATGGACCAAAGTTCCGCAGTGATCTCCAAGG TGCCCAAGAGGCGGAAAGGGATGATATTTATCAGTTGGGTGTTATTCTGCTTGAAATCATCACTGGAAAGCAAGTAACAAGCGAGAGTGAATTGGATGAGTTGAAACTCCAG CTGGAAAGGGGCTTAACGGAAGCGGCATCAAAACTCCGGGCATTAACAGACCCCTCAATTCGTGGTACCTTCGCTTATGAATCATTGACAAACACTGTCCAAATCACCCTCAACTGTCTCTCCAAGGATTCCAGGAAGCGCCCATCAATAGCAGATGTCCTTTGGAACTTGCAGTACTCCATTCAAGTTCAGGAAGGATGGGCAAGCAGTGAAGGCCTTAGCACCCAGCCGTAA